In one Brevinema andersonii genomic region, the following are encoded:
- a CDS encoding ABC transporter substrate-binding protein yields MNLSKFLRFYGRLSLVFIFLSCMRHQNDTVVVAVTGESALWDPHISTADPYVGFVISSIFDRLLELQDDGSFMPSLAVSWTNTAPTTWEFQLRTNVLFHDGLPFTAEDVIFSIQRMKASPGVSFLVSFIQTIDALNEYTVRIELSQLYADFLNDLARPHASIVSKKFTPARDCKIGDAPMGTGAYRYASATPWQGINFTAFPQYYGNSPSISKNFYRNIPDPAVRTIALETKEVDVAHTLGADLEVLKKIRHIQLYSFLAPKTEFIGFNFKTRPKFSDKHLREVIAIAVDKLGIIRVGVDETAEVAASLLSHRISYYTNLPPKPFDLQKAKELIQSAGMRGQTFVLSVNEGFRTKIAEVIQANLKEIGLNIEIQVLQWGALQEHLAKGSLEMYLFGCTTATLDADAMLYPLLHSFNFSSGGNAVGYANSDLDVILEKARSETDSEKGKLLYAKIQMFLDSELPVVPLFYPIVYTAVSKRLTNFSMDVSLTPVFRNMRFK; encoded by the coding sequence ATGAATTTATCAAAATTTCTCAGGTTTTATGGTAGACTTAGTTTGGTGTTTATATTTTTAAGCTGCATGCGTCATCAAAACGATACTGTAGTGGTGGCAGTTACAGGTGAATCGGCGTTATGGGATCCTCATATATCGACAGCTGACCCATATGTAGGATTTGTGATATCGTCGATTTTCGATAGGCTTTTGGAACTTCAAGATGATGGATCTTTTATGCCAAGTTTAGCAGTTTCTTGGACGAATACGGCACCAACAACTTGGGAATTTCAATTACGGACTAATGTTTTGTTTCATGATGGTTTACCATTTACAGCTGAAGATGTGATTTTTTCTATCCAAAGAATGAAAGCTTCACCAGGGGTTTCGTTTTTGGTGAGTTTTATTCAAACAATAGATGCTCTTAATGAGTACACAGTGCGTATCGAACTTTCGCAACTTTATGCAGACTTTCTGAATGATCTAGCACGTCCTCATGCATCTATTGTAAGTAAAAAGTTTACACCGGCTAGAGATTGCAAAATAGGTGATGCACCTATGGGTACGGGTGCTTATCGTTATGCCAGTGCAACGCCATGGCAGGGAATTAATTTCACTGCTTTTCCTCAGTATTACGGTAATTCTCCTTCGATCAGTAAAAATTTTTACCGTAATATTCCCGATCCAGCAGTTCGTACTATCGCGCTTGAGACTAAAGAAGTCGATGTTGCTCACACGTTAGGGGCAGACCTTGAAGTTTTGAAAAAAATACGTCATATTCAATTATATTCTTTTTTGGCGCCGAAGACTGAATTTATCGGCTTCAATTTTAAGACTCGACCTAAATTTTCTGACAAGCACCTCCGCGAGGTTATTGCTATAGCTGTTGACAAGCTGGGCATTATTCGGGTTGGAGTTGATGAAACAGCAGAAGTTGCAGCATCTTTACTTAGCCATCGTATTTCTTATTATACCAATCTGCCTCCGAAGCCTTTTGACTTACAGAAAGCGAAAGAATTAATACAAAGTGCTGGTATGCGGGGACAAACTTTTGTTTTGAGTGTTAATGAAGGGTTTCGAACCAAAATTGCCGAAGTGATTCAAGCGAATCTGAAAGAAATCGGCCTCAATATAGAAATTCAAGTGCTGCAATGGGGGGCACTCCAAGAACATTTAGCAAAAGGGTCTTTAGAAATGTATCTTTTCGGATGCACTACTGCTACCCTTGATGCCGATGCTATGCTTTATCCTTTGCTTCATTCGTTCAATTTTAGTTCCGGCGGCAATGCTGTGGGCTATGCAAACAGTGATTTGGATGTGATACTAGAAAAAGCCCGCAGTGAAACCGATTCCGAAAAAGGAAAGCTTTTATATGCTAAAATTCAAATGTTTCTCGATAGTGAATTACCTGTTGTACCTCTATTTTACCCTATTGTTTATACGGCTGTTAGCAAGCGTTTGACAAATTTCAGTATGGATGTATCTTTGACACCGGTATTTAGAAATATGCGTTTTAAATAG
- a CDS encoding HAD-IIB family hydrolase, producing the protein MRKFLASDLDGTLIHNSAFNKEDLQAIRRFREEGGFFSLCTGRTLNWTVPLFDWGDLECDAMILGNGSAVYTIENIDPLRFTEIVNSNISYHVGLEIIHFFYELEDFALYWSDGQNTYELADRLFLEKNSIVQNDYSRFVMINELYKNPITFNSIGLAPAVPDVEKTKKMLPIVQEKWGHNIEVFRNQYFLDICPKNSSKGFGIRQLAEFLSEPFEFYAVGDSFNDIAMFEFVGKNNAFVMENAEEILKNQGYKKVKSVHECIEHILLR; encoded by the coding sequence ATGAGAAAATTTTTAGCCAGCGATTTAGACGGTACATTGATTCATAATTCTGCTTTTAATAAAGAAGATCTTCAAGCGATTCGGCGATTCCGAGAAGAAGGGGGATTTTTTAGTTTGTGCACAGGACGAACATTAAATTGGACAGTCCCTCTTTTTGATTGGGGTGATCTTGAGTGTGATGCAATGATTTTAGGGAATGGATCTGCTGTTTATACAATTGAAAATATTGATCCGTTACGATTTACAGAAATTGTTAATAGTAACATTTCTTATCATGTAGGGCTTGAAATTATTCATTTTTTTTATGAATTAGAAGATTTTGCTTTGTATTGGAGTGATGGCCAAAATACCTATGAATTAGCGGATAGACTCTTCCTTGAGAAAAACTCTATTGTACAAAATGATTATTCTCGATTTGTCATGATAAATGAATTATATAAAAATCCGATAACGTTCAACAGCATAGGGCTTGCTCCGGCGGTTCCTGATGTTGAAAAAACTAAGAAAATGCTACCTATAGTGCAAGAAAAGTGGGGACATAATATAGAAGTCTTTCGTAATCAGTATTTTTTGGATATCTGTCCTAAAAATAGTTCTAAGGGTTTTGGTATTCGTCAGCTAGCTGAATTTTTATCTGAACCTTTTGAATTCTATGCTGTTGGTGATTCGTTTAATGATATTGCTATGTTTGAATTTGTCGGTAAAAATAATGCATTTGTTATGGAAAATGCAGAAGAAATCTTGAAAAATCAAGGGTATAAAAAAGTAAAATCTGTCCATGAGTGTATTGAGCATATATTATTGCGTTAG
- a CDS encoding L-serine ammonia-lyase, iron-sulfur-dependent, subunit alpha, protein MYSLRELYRIGFGPSSSHTIGPFNAAVTFRKQFPDAYTFRVSLYGSLAATGKGHFTDGALKKGFEGVPLVIEWYPEVWHEQHPNGLLLEAFDKNGQLMGSELMFSVGGGAIVKEGQNLSEGIHVYPHNSMDNIVAYCKDKSIQLWEYVEEFEGLEIWDFLEEIRITMMQSIENGLNNKDQYMPVAIPLIRRAPTMYAAAMRESNANIKENSILMAYAQAVSEENGSMGLVVTAPTCGACGIVPAVLRYLQEFYLLSDQDIRYALAVAGILGLLAKHNASISGAEAGCQAEVGVACSMAAGAAAFLLGHNIDYIENAAEIAMEHHLGLTCDPVGGYVLIPCIERNANGAVRALQSAYYVRLTGANHLISYDEVLKTMLSTGKDMLEAYRETALGGLAKIYSEKVDIPYQKGVINPKNYC, encoded by the coding sequence ATGTATTCCTTGAGAGAATTATATAGGATTGGGTTTGGGCCGTCCAGCTCTCATACGATTGGTCCCTTTAATGCGGCTGTAACTTTCAGAAAACAATTTCCTGATGCATATACGTTTCGAGTTTCGCTGTATGGCAGTTTAGCAGCGACTGGAAAAGGACATTTTACGGATGGGGCGTTAAAGAAGGGGTTTGAAGGTGTGCCTCTAGTAATCGAGTGGTATCCAGAAGTTTGGCATGAGCAACATCCTAATGGTCTCTTATTAGAAGCTTTTGATAAAAATGGCCAGCTGATGGGATCGGAATTAATGTTTTCAGTGGGAGGAGGTGCAATTGTCAAGGAAGGGCAGAATTTAAGCGAAGGCATTCATGTTTATCCTCATAACAGTATGGATAATATTGTTGCGTATTGTAAAGATAAAAGTATACAGCTTTGGGAATATGTTGAGGAATTTGAGGGCCTAGAAATATGGGATTTCTTAGAAGAAATACGTATTACAATGATGCAGTCAATAGAAAACGGACTTAATAATAAAGATCAATATATGCCTGTTGCTATTCCATTGATCAGAAGAGCACCTACAATGTATGCAGCTGCTATGAGAGAATCTAATGCTAATATCAAAGAAAATAGTATTCTAATGGCGTATGCACAAGCGGTTTCGGAAGAAAATGGTTCGATGGGTCTTGTGGTTACAGCTCCGACGTGTGGTGCATGTGGTATTGTACCTGCTGTTTTACGATATTTGCAAGAATTTTATCTCCTTAGTGATCAAGATATACGTTATGCTTTGGCTGTTGCTGGGATTTTAGGATTGCTGGCGAAGCATAATGCTTCGATTTCGGGAGCAGAAGCTGGCTGTCAAGCAGAAGTTGGAGTTGCGTGTTCGATGGCGGCAGGTGCTGCAGCATTTTTGCTAGGGCATAATATTGATTATATTGAGAATGCTGCAGAAATTGCGATGGAACATCATTTGGGCTTGACTTGCGATCCTGTGGGTGGATATGTATTGATACCATGCATCGAGCGTAATGCCAATGGAGCAGTCCGGGCTCTTCAAAGTGCTTATTATGTCCGGCTGACTGGTGCAAACCATCTGATCAGTTATGATGAAGTGCTCAAAACAATGCTATCGACCGGCAAAGATATGCTTGAAGCCTACCGTGAAACAGCTTTGGGAGGACTTGCTAAAATTTACAGTGAAAAGGTTGATATTCCTTATCAGAAGGGTGTGATCAATCCGAAAAATTATTGCTAA
- a CDS encoding sugar phosphate nucleotidyltransferase: MERYNRIRMSEIMGIILAGGQGTRLDPLTRHRSKPAVPFGGRYRIVDFPITNCLHSGIQKIFVLTQFHSASLNQHITQSFKFDLFHDSFVDIIASEASKDPLSDGFSQGTADAVRKGMHHIKSIRHVNYGLILAGDQLYRMDFRELRNIHSKYDADLTIGVVAVPRSQAGAFGIVKVNENQQILDFWEKPGDAQLDSDWYIPQNLRERYNLPEDMVFASMSMYLMNLWLLESILNEKREMMDFGKEIIPFIIKNYKVQVAVHYGYWEDIGTLANFLKANLDLTYEADGFDIYDPAWNNFSRPSLLPPSSFKDCEIISSIIADGSRFQKCTIKNCVIGQRAVIRENTVLENTVVMGADWIETENEKDQNRSNDIPNIGIGKNCIIKNAIIDKNARIGDNVQLINKDNLNNVSSELYVIRDNVLVIPAKAVIPDNFIL; the protein is encoded by the coding sequence ATGGAACGTTATAATCGTATTCGCATGAGCGAAATTATGGGAATTATTTTGGCAGGTGGACAAGGTACACGCCTTGATCCTCTTACTAGGCATCGTTCTAAGCCAGCGGTGCCTTTTGGAGGAAGGTATCGTATTGTTGATTTTCCTATTACAAACTGCCTGCATTCTGGTATTCAGAAAATATTTGTGCTGACTCAGTTTCATTCGGCATCTCTCAATCAGCACATTACTCAAAGTTTTAAGTTTGATTTATTTCATGATTCTTTTGTTGATATTATTGCCAGCGAGGCTTCAAAAGACCCTTTAAGTGATGGTTTTTCACAAGGTACGGCTGATGCGGTTCGGAAAGGTATGCATCATATAAAAAGTATTCGTCATGTTAATTATGGTCTGATTTTGGCTGGTGATCAGCTTTACCGTATGGATTTCCGAGAACTGCGTAATATCCACTCAAAATATGATGCAGATTTGACGATTGGAGTGGTTGCTGTTCCTCGATCCCAAGCAGGAGCTTTTGGTATTGTTAAGGTCAATGAAAATCAACAAATACTGGATTTTTGGGAAAAACCTGGAGATGCTCAATTGGATTCTGATTGGTATATTCCACAAAATCTCAGAGAGCGTTATAATTTGCCTGAAGATATGGTTTTTGCTTCAATGAGTATGTATTTAATGAATCTTTGGTTGTTGGAAAGTATTCTCAACGAAAAACGGGAAATGATGGATTTTGGTAAAGAGATAATCCCTTTTATTATAAAGAATTATAAAGTTCAAGTAGCGGTTCATTATGGTTACTGGGAAGATATAGGCACGCTTGCAAACTTTTTGAAAGCCAATCTTGATCTTACTTATGAAGCGGATGGCTTTGATATTTATGATCCTGCATGGAATAATTTTTCGCGTCCTAGCTTGCTACCTCCGAGTTCGTTTAAGGACTGTGAAATTATTTCATCGATTATTGCGGATGGATCCCGCTTTCAAAAATGCACTATTAAAAATTGTGTTATTGGTCAACGTGCTGTCATTAGAGAAAATACTGTCCTCGAAAATACGGTTGTGATGGGTGCAGATTGGATTGAAACAGAGAATGAAAAAGATCAAAATCGATCAAACGATATTCCTAATATAGGAATAGGCAAGAATTGCATCATTAAAAATGCTATTATTGACAAAAATGCGCGTATCGGTGATAATGTTCAGCTGATTAATAAGGATAATCTTAATAATGTGTCTTCTGAATTATATGTAATTAGAGATAATGTTTTGGTGATACCAGCAAAAGCAGTAATTCCGGATAATTTTATTTTATAG
- a CDS encoding methyl-accepting chemotaxis protein — protein sequence MFKKNQDDINKSSEFQHVIPLSIRKKMCFSLNLELIIFVIFVVIPVAMLQELFLVKSGGRMEKFYSTFWQEFLIYARYHNVFGAYAILAVFACVGLLIFMQPINRYLLTGKNINAARKRITHPFVVIIGFIIVSVLSNTVNLIMDYEYFFSIPLNLKILSFINRVAWQILVSYLFMYFFRLKIIPVKYMLGLFHLKKDEKHPLSMYKEQIIVGLSCLSLCILLSEIIMLIQNNKNISNFSLYLKNIGIWAWINSITLTIVSTLMLWINRVSDQRIRIYLNDETESLIHTGNLNIQMVFNDADNVGYVISDFNGFIQSLKRDVLKIDDARRKLGNSNETLRANTHGLMEALENQENSVLKMNFATGAASKTIQNLGEDVNARYANLSEELTNIEDLITGTDNIISVFEQIEHEHQLSHQFSQDGQKSVSASLQKSILMNERIRDIADKIREAGQETEGIDEVLKIIQNISEQTNLLSMNAAIEAAHGGASGTGFAMVAGEVRKLANMSREAVDRIASRLLSITQLIHESFDISLRSLALADNNSRISKQLGESMERVRVSSEILSEITKEASPITQNQGILTKKFKELVYEVLEFLQRIQEELRTENSTSVTMSLNFSNMTQNVRKVRTVLYDMDLTLEQLTIIEKRLANVTQEFIVDSETEPMNDKLDILKLAQSINIPEK from the coding sequence ATGTTTAAGAAAAATCAAGACGATATTAATAAGTCTTCGGAATTTCAACATGTTATACCGCTAAGCATTAGAAAAAAAATGTGTTTTTCTTTAAACTTAGAACTTATTATTTTTGTCATATTTGTTGTTATTCCCGTTGCGATGCTACAAGAACTTTTTCTTGTCAAATCAGGTGGCCGTATGGAAAAATTTTATTCCACTTTTTGGCAGGAATTTCTTATTTATGCGCGCTATCATAATGTTTTTGGAGCATATGCTATTTTAGCAGTTTTTGCTTGTGTAGGACTACTGATATTTATGCAACCTATTAATAGATATCTTTTAACAGGAAAAAATATAAATGCAGCAAGAAAAAGAATTACTCATCCTTTTGTTGTTATTATAGGGTTTATTATTGTTTCTGTATTAAGTAATACAGTGAACTTGATAATGGATTATGAATATTTTTTTAGCATTCCTTTAAATTTAAAAATTTTAAGTTTTATTAACAGAGTAGCTTGGCAAATTCTTGTTAGTTATTTATTTATGTATTTTTTTCGGCTGAAAATTATTCCTGTTAAATATATGTTAGGATTGTTTCATCTTAAGAAAGATGAGAAACATCCTCTCAGTATGTATAAAGAGCAAATTATTGTTGGTTTATCATGTCTATCTTTATGTATTTTGCTGTCAGAAATTATTATGCTGATTCAAAATAATAAGAATATTTCGAATTTTTCTCTTTATCTCAAAAATATTGGCATTTGGGCATGGATCAACAGTATTACATTGACGATAGTGAGTACCTTAATGCTGTGGATCAATAGAGTTTCCGACCAGCGTATAAGAATATATCTCAATGATGAAACAGAATCGCTTATTCATACAGGTAATTTGAATATTCAAATGGTTTTTAATGATGCCGACAATGTAGGATATGTTATTTCTGACTTTAATGGATTTATTCAATCGCTTAAGCGTGATGTTCTTAAAATTGATGATGCAAGAAGAAAATTAGGTAATAGTAATGAGACATTGCGTGCAAATACGCATGGACTTATGGAAGCTTTGGAAAATCAAGAAAACAGTGTGTTAAAAATGAATTTTGCTACAGGAGCGGCCAGTAAGACCATACAAAATCTTGGAGAAGATGTGAATGCTCGTTATGCCAATTTATCCGAAGAATTGACTAATATTGAAGATCTCATTACCGGAACGGATAATATTATTTCAGTTTTTGAACAAATCGAGCATGAGCATCAATTAAGCCATCAATTTAGTCAAGATGGACAGAAATCTGTTTCTGCCTCACTTCAAAAGAGTATTTTGATGAACGAAAGGATTCGCGATATTGCAGATAAAATTCGTGAAGCTGGTCAGGAGACAGAAGGAATTGATGAAGTATTGAAAATTATTCAAAATATTTCTGAACAAACAAATTTGTTGTCGATGAATGCGGCGATAGAAGCTGCACATGGTGGTGCTTCAGGAACTGGTTTTGCGATGGTTGCTGGCGAAGTCCGAAAACTGGCTAACATGTCTCGTGAAGCGGTTGATAGAATAGCATCACGGCTGCTTTCTATTACACAGTTGATTCATGAGTCGTTTGATATTTCTTTACGTAGTCTTGCACTTGCTGACAATAATTCGCGAATTAGCAAGCAGCTGGGCGAATCCATGGAAAGAGTGCGTGTATCTTCAGAAATTTTATCTGAAATTACAAAAGAAGCATCTCCTATAACTCAAAATCAAGGTATATTAACAAAAAAATTTAAAGAGCTGGTTTATGAAGTCTTGGAGTTTTTACAACGCATTCAGGAAGAGCTACGCACTGAGAATTCTACTTCTGTAACCATGTCATTGAATTTTTCAAATATGACGCAAAATGTGAGAAAAGTCCGGACTGTATTATATGATATGGATTTGACTTTGGAACAGCTTACTATTATTGAAAAACGGTTAGCGAATGTGACTCAGGAATTTATTGTAGATAGTGAAACAGAACCTATGAATGATAAACTAGATATATTAAAATTAGCTCAATCTATTAATATCCCTGAAAAATAA
- a CDS encoding methyl-accepting chemotaxis protein, producing the protein MENINNNIIITPYQRRQNKLFIIKIIFILISYQIFFALPINIILIFLWNYFALFSDLIFFFPRFSLIIGTTTTIPFTSWEMSSLLFTFLVHLLNIIMYLLYLIPVFRYIYNGQNPKKAKKRMFGGFSMLYVSGAFLMLLCFGTLYVRPEVANKGINWSYIINDNIFILIYWFVLTLLYTFLCRIITMPVREKLNIKHMSKSDLSFFDNVMGFFPVISVFGSFIVFFKRVLDFLFYYAEINDARIPSLMSQFIWILALLFVFMMITVLLVMAIQIIEGKTLYPLQNQFVSLSKGGADLTHRFNINSEGIWGIITSNFNLFLEKFQRQIIRLKQAADEILKGTESLTNNFNVISQSTKIQNEELAPLSNSVDSIALGMRSLIADVREKYNDTSSNLQYIDNISNGIEKIIQLFQSIKKQSSHSLSTASMVMRQIQESLEKSTQMNQAMTLISKKIQDAGREAEHIDEILVLIQDVSEQTNILSINAAIEAAHAGDAGKGFAIVANEVRTLATESGKAVEHISRKLVDIQQIIRSSVEMTVFAEQVTNENSILVDETYHVIQKMIQQFQKLGNITDSASVITAQQGTITRNFRNQVRVLMIFFENLRDSMISQESAFDDLTLTVKILRESFEEISIFNEKVQQSVQEVAKTEQILTDTVSVFKVE; encoded by the coding sequence ATGGAAAATATCAATAATAATATTATTATTACCCCTTATCAACGACGTCAAAATAAATTATTTATTATAAAAATAATTTTTATTCTTATCAGTTATCAAATATTTTTTGCATTACCTATTAATATAATACTAATCTTTTTATGGAATTATTTTGCGTTGTTTTCTGATTTGATTTTTTTCTTTCCCCGATTTTCATTAATTATTGGTACCACTACGACGATTCCTTTTACTTCATGGGAAATGAGTAGCCTACTATTCACTTTTTTAGTGCATTTACTTAATATTATTATGTATTTATTATATTTGATTCCTGTATTCCGTTATATTTATAATGGGCAAAATCCTAAAAAAGCTAAAAAACGTATGTTTGGTGGCTTTAGTATGTTATATGTGAGTGGTGCCTTTTTAATGCTTTTATGTTTTGGTACTTTGTACGTGCGTCCTGAAGTAGCCAATAAAGGGATAAATTGGTCTTATATAATAAATGATAATATATTTATTTTAATTTATTGGTTTGTTTTGACATTGTTGTATACATTTTTGTGTCGAATCATAACAATGCCAGTTCGTGAAAAATTAAATATTAAACATATGTCAAAAAGTGACCTTTCTTTTTTTGACAATGTTATGGGGTTTTTCCCTGTAATTTCGGTCTTCGGTAGTTTTATTGTGTTTTTTAAGAGAGTGTTAGATTTTCTTTTTTATTATGCAGAGATAAATGATGCCCGGATACCATCTTTGATGTCGCAATTTATTTGGATTTTAGCATTACTTTTTGTATTTATGATGATAACGGTATTATTAGTGATGGCAATACAGATTATAGAAGGAAAAACTTTATATCCTCTACAAAATCAATTTGTTTCTCTTTCCAAAGGCGGTGCCGATTTAACACATCGTTTTAATATTAATTCAGAAGGTATTTGGGGGATTATTACGTCGAATTTTAACTTATTTTTAGAAAAGTTCCAGCGTCAAATTATAAGACTTAAACAAGCCGCTGATGAAATTCTCAAAGGAACTGAAAGTTTGACCAATAATTTTAATGTAATTTCTCAGTCCACCAAAATTCAAAACGAAGAATTAGCTCCACTAAGCAATTCTGTAGATAGTATCGCTTTGGGAATGCGTAGTTTGATTGCTGATGTGCGTGAAAAATATAATGATACGTCATCTAATCTTCAATACATCGATAATATATCGAATGGCATCGAAAAAATTATTCAATTGTTTCAAAGTATAAAAAAACAAAGTTCGCATAGTTTGTCGACGGCTAGTATGGTAATGCGTCAAATTCAAGAGTCATTAGAAAAAAGTACTCAAATGAATCAAGCTATGACGTTGATCAGTAAAAAAATCCAAGATGCGGGCCGTGAAGCAGAACATATTGATGAAATATTAGTATTAATTCAAGATGTTTCGGAGCAAACAAATATTCTATCGATCAATGCTGCTATTGAAGCTGCTCATGCAGGAGATGCAGGTAAAGGTTTTGCTATTGTGGCTAATGAAGTACGTACGTTAGCTACTGAATCAGGAAAAGCTGTAGAACATATTTCAAGAAAGTTAGTGGATATCCAACAAATTATCCGCAGTTCGGTAGAAATGACAGTTTTTGCTGAACAGGTAACAAATGAAAATAGTATTCTGGTTGATGAAACTTATCACGTGATCCAAAAAATGATCCAACAGTTTCAAAAGTTAGGTAATATTACAGATAGTGCTTCTGTTATTACTGCTCAACAAGGCACTATTACGAGGAATTTTCGTAATCAAGTGAGAGTATTGATGATATTTTTTGAAAATCTTAGGGACTCGATGATTAGTCAGGAAAGCGCTTTTGACGATCTTACACTTACTGTAAAAATATTAAGAGAATCGTTTGAAGAAATTAGTATTTTTAATGAAAAAGTGCAGCAATCGGTTCAAGAAGTCGCAAAAACAGAGCAGATTTTAACAGATACAGTTTCTGTATTTAAAGTGGAATAG
- the pgi gene encoding glucose-6-phosphate isomerase gives MLINKNPLTTKSWQALESHFQHMKKTSLCDLFRQEDSRNPNRFEKFHIQWDNLLVDYSKNLINDTTINLFSELAQEVHLSDAINKMFSGDKINATENRSVLHTALRTPKDHIIMVDGENIIPKVHTALNKMKEFSDQVISGTWKGYTGKSIQSIVNIGIGGSDLGPVMVTEALKHYANHLKIYFVSNIDGTHLVETLKNMDPETTLFIIVSKTFTTQETMTNANSAKAWFLQQIDNPSAIEKHFVAVSTNSQKVSDFGINLDNMFIFWDWVGGRYSLWSSVGLSIVLAIGFENFRKLLDGAYAMDQHFRNTPFNKNIPVILAMLGIWYNNFFHAESHAILPYDQYMHRFAAYFQQGDMESNGKSINRDGQAISYQTGPIIWGEPGTNGQHAFYQLIHQGTKMIPCDFLAPAKSLNPIGNHHEILLANFFAQTEALMVGKTKNQALAELEASGINKNQAEKLAPFKEFTGNHPTTSFLFKELTPYTLGALISMYEHKIFVQGIIWNIFSFDQWGVELGKQLANKILPELKDNIPIHTHDSSTNGLINTYKKIRQ, from the coding sequence ATGCTTATCAATAAAAATCCACTCACAACAAAATCATGGCAGGCTCTAGAAAGCCATTTTCAGCATATGAAAAAAACATCATTATGCGATTTATTCCGTCAAGAAGATAGCCGGAACCCTAATCGTTTTGAAAAATTTCATATACAATGGGATAATTTGCTTGTTGATTATTCAAAAAATCTTATCAACGATACAACTATAAATCTTTTTTCTGAACTCGCCCAAGAAGTCCACCTTTCCGATGCTATAAATAAAATGTTTTCCGGTGATAAAATAAACGCAACAGAAAATAGATCTGTCTTACATACGGCATTACGAACGCCTAAAGACCATATTATTATGGTAGACGGAGAAAATATCATTCCTAAAGTTCACACTGCCCTCAATAAAATGAAAGAATTTTCTGATCAAGTTATTTCAGGGACATGGAAAGGATACACAGGAAAATCGATTCAATCTATTGTTAATATTGGGATTGGCGGTTCAGATTTGGGACCTGTGATGGTTACAGAAGCACTCAAACATTATGCCAATCATTTAAAAATATATTTTGTTTCCAATATTGATGGCACACATCTTGTTGAAACTTTGAAAAATATGGATCCAGAAACTACTCTATTCATTATTGTATCGAAAACTTTTACCACTCAAGAAACGATGACTAATGCCAATAGTGCTAAAGCTTGGTTTCTCCAACAGATAGATAATCCATCCGCTATTGAAAAACATTTTGTTGCAGTGTCAACAAATAGCCAAAAAGTATCCGATTTTGGTATTAATTTAGATAATATGTTTATATTCTGGGATTGGGTCGGTGGTCGTTACTCTTTATGGTCATCTGTTGGCTTGTCTATTGTTTTAGCGATTGGCTTTGAAAACTTCCGCAAGCTCCTGGATGGTGCTTATGCAATGGACCAACATTTTAGAAATACACCTTTTAATAAAAATATCCCGGTTATCTTAGCGATGTTGGGAATCTGGTACAATAATTTTTTTCATGCGGAGTCTCATGCTATTTTACCCTATGATCAATATATGCATCGTTTTGCTGCTTATTTTCAACAAGGCGATATGGAATCCAACGGTAAATCCATTAACCGCGATGGTCAAGCCATTTCCTACCAAACAGGTCCTATTATTTGGGGAGAACCAGGAACCAATGGACAGCATGCTTTTTATCAGTTGATCCACCAAGGCACAAAAATGATTCCTTGTGATTTTCTTGCACCTGCAAAAAGTCTTAATCCGATAGGTAATCATCATGAAATTCTATTGGCAAACTTTTTTGCTCAAACAGAAGCTTTAATGGTTGGCAAAACAAAAAATCAAGCGCTTGCAGAACTAGAAGCATCAGGTATCAATAAAAACCAAGCAGAAAAATTAGCTCCATTCAAAGAGTTCACTGGGAATCATCCTACTACTTCATTTTTATTTAAAGAGCTTACACCTTATACGCTAGGAGCGCTTATTTCCATGTACGAACATAAAATTTTTGTGCAAGGAATCATATGGAATATTTTTAGCTTTGATCAATGGGGAGTAGAGTTAGGAAAACAATTAGCAAACAAAATATTACCAGAATTAAAAGATAATATCCCTATCCATACTCATGATTCATCGACTAATGGCTTAATCAACACTTATAAAAAAATTCGGCAATAG